In Brachypodium distachyon strain Bd21 chromosome 2, Brachypodium_distachyon_v3.0, whole genome shotgun sequence, one genomic interval encodes:
- the LOC104582926 gene encoding protein NRT1/ PTR FAMILY 2.12, which yields MADAGAGTDADAGAAVPEVLESGGRRRRRPRGWKCMPFIIGTETCEKVGSIGVAANLTVYLVTRFNIGQLQATNITNIFYGTLNFSPLLGAFISDAYLGRFRTLAYGSFASLLGMLGLTLSASLPALKVSSCNQTTQLGEHCNSPSTLQLSVLYLSLGFLIIGGGAIRPCSLPFGVDQFDMTDEKSRKGLNSYYNWYYGTTSAALVFSMTIIIYIQTKISWPIGFGIPTFFMLMAIIILFMGTRLYVHVPPEGSIFTGIAHVLVASFKKRRLKIPCPGDTNQQELLLYNPPTRGNRIFRLPLTSQFRFLNKGTIVREGDINSDGSARNPWELCSIQQIEEVKCLIRIVPICISGIMCFVALAQQYTYIILQILTMDCHLGPHFEIPAASVITISFIALTVFMPIYDRILVPMARRFTGVESGITLLQRQGIGLVISPISMVVAGLVECKRRNSALSNGGKSPLSVFWLAPQLVLMGIAEAFNAVGQIEFYNKQFPEHMLTLAGSLFFVTLAGANYLSTALASITGKVTSRDGHTSWLTDNINLGKLDYYFYFIALMGVLNLFYFLICSHYYQYKSMSLYAEESIEEADKEIEINTDVRNK from the exons ATGGCTGACGCTGGTGCTGGGACTGATGCTGATGCCGGGGCTGCTGTTCCGGAGGTGTTGGagagcggcggcaggaggaggaggaggccgcggggGTGGAAGTGCATGCCCTTCATCATAG GAACTGAGACATGTGAGAAGGTTGGGTCAATTGGTGTGGCAGCAAATCTGACGGTCTATCTTGTGACACGTTTCAACATTGGGCAGCTACAGGCAACGAACATCACCAATATTTTCTATGGTACGCTTAACTTCTCGCCGTTGCTAGGCGCTTTCATCTCCGACGCCTACTTGGGAAGGTTCAGAACCCTGGCCTATGGATCATTCGCTAGCCTCCTG GGGATGCTGGGATTGACCTTATCTGCATCACTTCCAGCTCTCAAAGTATCAAGCTGCAATCAAACAACCCAATTGGGTGAACACTGCAATAGTCCATCAACACTCCAGCTGAGTGTGTTATACCTTTCTCTAGGGTTTCTAATCATCGGTGGTGGAGCGATACGGCCATGCAGCTTGCCCTTTGGAGTAGACCAATTCGACATGACTGATGAAAAAAGCCGAAAGGGCCTGAACAGCTATTATAACTGGTACTATGGCACAACTAGTGCCGCCTTGGTGTTCTCCATGACTATTATCATCTACATCCAGACTAAAATAAGCTGGCCAATAGGATTTGGCATACCAACATTCTTTATGTTGATGGCAATTATCATCTTATTTATGGGTACCAGACTTTATGTCCATGTACCACCAGAGGGAAGCATCTTCACTGGAATTGCCCATGTTTTAGTGGCATCATTTAAAAAGAGAAGACTCAAGATTCCATGTCCTGGCGATACAAATCAACAAGAGCTACTGCTCTACAACCCTCCCACAAGGGGCAACCGCATTTTCAGATTGCCACTTACCTCCCAGTTCAG GTTTCTGAACAAAGGCACAATTGTAAGGGAAGGTGACATAAATAGTGACGGTTCTGCAAGAAACCCATGGGAGCTTTGCAGTATCCAGCAGATAGAGGAGGTCAAGTGTTTGATAAGAATTGTGCCTATTTGTATTTCTGGCATCATGTGCTTCGTTGCATTGGCTCAACAATACACCTATATAATCTTGCAAATATTAACAATGGACTGTCACCTTGGGCCACACTTTGAAATTCCTGCAGCCTCTGTAATAACCATATCCTTCATCGCCCTGACTGTATTCATGCCCATTTATGACCGAATTTTAGTACCTATGGCTAGAAGATTCACCGGAGTGGAAAGTGGGATCACACTTCTTCAGAGACAGGGTATAGGGTTGGTGATTTCTCCCATTTCAATGGTGGTAGCAGGGCTTGTTGAATGTAAAAGAAGGAACTCAGCTTTGTCTAATGGAGGAAAATCACCTCTGTCAGTCTTTTGGCTTGCCCCCCAATTGGTTTTAATGGGTATTGCTGAGGCCTTCAATGCAGTTGGACAAATAGAATTTTACAATAAGCAGTTTCCAGAGCACATGCTAACCCTAGCAGGATCCCTATTTTTCGTTACTTTAGCTGGAGCGAACTACTTGAGTACTGCTTTGGCAAGCATCACAGGAAAGGTGACTAGCAGAGATGGTCACACAAGCTGGTTGACAGACAACATTAATCTCGGCAAACTCGACTATTACTTCTATTTCATTGCCCTCATGGGAGTACTGAACCTTTTCTACTTCCTTATATGCTCGCACTACTATCAATATAAATCCATGTCACTCTATGCTGAAGAGTCCATCGAAGAGGCAGATAAAGAGATTGAGATCAACACAGATGTACGTAACAAGTAA